A single Micromonospora sp. CCTCC AA 2012012 DNA region contains:
- the smpB gene encoding SsrA-binding protein SmpB gives MARETGRKVIATNKKARHDYTVLKTYEAGLVLAGTEVKSLREGRVSLVDAFAQERDGELLLYGLHIAEYGYGTWTNHAPRRTRKLLLNKIEIVRILDKLRDAGGGYTLVPLSMYFSNGWAKVELGLARGRKSYDKRQALAERDANREIARELGRRLKGRTPR, from the coding sequence GTGGCCAGGGAGACCGGGCGCAAGGTCATCGCCACCAACAAGAAGGCGCGGCACGACTACACCGTGCTCAAGACCTACGAGGCGGGGCTGGTGCTGGCCGGCACCGAGGTGAAGTCGCTGCGCGAGGGGCGGGTGTCGCTGGTCGACGCGTTCGCCCAGGAACGCGACGGCGAGCTGCTGCTGTACGGCCTGCACATCGCCGAGTACGGCTACGGCACCTGGACCAACCACGCGCCCCGCCGCACCCGCAAGCTGCTGCTCAACAAGATCGAGATCGTCCGGATCCTGGACAAGCTGCGCGACGCCGGTGGTGGATACACCCTGGTCCCGCTCTCGATGTACTTCTCGAACGGCTGGGCCAAGGTCGAGCTGGGCCTGGCCCGGGGCAGGAAGTCGTACGACAAACGGCAGGCCCTCGCCGAGCGGGACGCCAACCGGGAGATCGCCCGCGAACTCGGCCGCCGCCTCAAGGGCCGCACCCCCCGCTGA
- a CDS encoding PrsW family intramembrane metalloprotease, translating to MDRMTVPVEAPVGRRGRRQWLRMFVVGLALWLATVVIILVTGNPNLVPTLVLLGSFLVPVTFVAWAFAHRDTGEVTAGLVFSTFVTGGVLGVLASSVLEAYLLRPSAALFVGVGLIEEAAKLAALALLTRHLAHKSIRDGMILGAAVGFGFAAFESAGYAFTALFTVNGLSLMQVVQTEILRGLLAPVGHGLWTAILGGVLFAPSTRAHFRVGLRLLLTFLGVSLLHALWDSMHNIALTLTLLLTEGESYRSTPNGWLVSPTAAQVRLLPVIEWGGLALVSLIGIGWLLLEWRAGRRRPPRETGWRVPTGALAVAPPR from the coding sequence ATGGATCGGATGACGGTGCCCGTCGAGGCGCCCGTCGGTCGCCGTGGGCGGCGGCAGTGGCTGCGGATGTTCGTCGTCGGGTTGGCGCTCTGGCTGGCCACCGTGGTGATCATCCTGGTCACCGGGAACCCGAACCTGGTGCCCACGCTGGTGCTGCTGGGCAGCTTCCTGGTGCCGGTGACCTTCGTGGCGTGGGCGTTCGCGCACCGCGACACCGGTGAGGTCACCGCCGGCCTGGTGTTCAGCACCTTCGTCACCGGTGGGGTGCTCGGCGTGCTCGCCTCCTCGGTGCTGGAGGCGTACCTGCTGCGGCCCTCGGCGGCGCTCTTCGTCGGCGTGGGACTGATCGAGGAGGCCGCGAAGCTCGCCGCGCTGGCCCTGCTCACCCGGCACCTGGCGCACAAGTCGATCCGGGACGGCATGATCCTCGGCGCGGCCGTCGGCTTCGGCTTCGCCGCCTTCGAGTCCGCCGGGTACGCCTTCACCGCCCTGTTCACCGTCAACGGCCTGTCGCTGATGCAGGTGGTGCAGACCGAGATCCTGCGCGGCCTGCTCGCCCCGGTCGGGCACGGGCTGTGGACCGCGATCCTCGGTGGCGTGCTCTTCGCCCCGAGCACCCGGGCGCACTTCCGCGTCGGGCTGCGGCTGCTGTTGACCTTCCTCGGGGTGTCGCTGCTGCACGCTCTCTGGGACTCCATGCACAACATCGCGCTGACGCTCACCCTGCTCCTCACCGAGGGTGAGTCGTACCGCTCCACCCCGAACGGCTGGCTGGTCTCGCCCACCGCGGCGCAGGTGCGGCTGCTGCCCGTGATCGAGTGGGGTGGGCTGGCGCTGGTGTCGCTGATCGGCATCGGCTGGCTGCTGCTGGAGTGGCGGGCCGGCCGGCGGCGTCCGCCGCGGGAGACCGGTTGGCGGGTGCCGACGGGTGCGCTCGCCGTGGCGCCCCCGCGCTGA